From the Natrarchaeobaculum aegyptiacum genome, one window contains:
- the glpB gene encoding glycerol-3-phosphate dehydrogenase subunit GlpB, with product MAIEDDVLVVGGGLAGATAALAAAREDVRVRIVSATQSTLRQASGLIDVLGYPPDGAGTEDPIVDPFDAIADLPTGHPYERVGADAVRDALEFFDRVAGDAYAGSHTDVNALVPTYAGRVKPTARYPAATAAGLASDPRDTLLVGFDTIPDFDAPLAAGHLEAAGVPFAVRGVTVSFPGIERDDAKVTRYAHLLDRNEPVWRGGSETGSRAALASVVEDRLAGESRVGFPAILGDDHATAVRTDLEAALDVDVFEVPMGPPSLPGLRLEDLLYGALEDAGVRVTTGVPVVDYESARGGADDRTGADSDRIGHVVVDRNGAAVPHRADQYVLATGGLVGTGIESDREQVTEPVFDCHVAHPDDRYDWFVDDVFGDQPYARFGVDVDRDLRPLEAGGGLEFSNLRAAGSVLSGYDFAAEKSGSGVSLATGYVAGTRAAAEVTS from the coding sequence ATGGCCATCGAGGACGACGTCCTCGTAGTCGGTGGCGGCCTCGCCGGGGCGACCGCCGCGCTCGCGGCCGCGCGAGAGGACGTTCGCGTTCGCATCGTCAGCGCCACACAGAGCACCCTCCGGCAGGCGAGCGGACTGATCGACGTGCTGGGGTATCCGCCGGACGGTGCCGGTACCGAGGACCCGATCGTCGACCCGTTCGACGCCATCGCCGACCTGCCCACGGGCCACCCCTACGAGCGAGTCGGAGCCGACGCCGTCCGCGACGCGCTCGAGTTCTTCGACAGGGTCGCCGGCGACGCCTACGCCGGTTCCCACACCGACGTGAACGCGCTCGTGCCGACCTACGCCGGTCGGGTCAAGCCGACCGCCCGCTACCCGGCCGCGACGGCCGCCGGCCTCGCGAGCGACCCGCGAGACACCCTCCTCGTCGGCTTCGACACGATCCCCGACTTCGACGCGCCGCTCGCCGCCGGCCACCTCGAGGCCGCCGGCGTCCCGTTCGCCGTCCGGGGCGTGACGGTCTCATTTCCCGGCATCGAGCGGGACGACGCGAAGGTCACTCGCTACGCTCACCTGCTCGACCGGAACGAGCCCGTCTGGCGTGGCGGGAGCGAGACCGGCTCGCGGGCGGCCCTCGCCAGCGTCGTCGAGGATCGACTCGCAGGCGAGTCCCGCGTCGGGTTTCCGGCCATTCTGGGCGACGACCACGCAACCGCGGTCAGGACCGACCTCGAGGCGGCTCTGGACGTCGACGTCTTCGAGGTCCCGATGGGACCGCCCAGCCTGCCGGGATTGCGACTCGAGGACCTTCTTTACGGCGCGCTCGAGGACGCAGGCGTCCGGGTGACCACGGGAGTGCCGGTGGTCGACTACGAGTCGGCCCGCGGTGGGGCCGACGATCGAACCGGAGCGGACAGCGACCGGATCGGCCACGTCGTCGTCGACCGCAACGGCGCTGCGGTGCCCCACCGGGCCGACCAGTACGTCCTCGCGACGGGCGGTCTCGTCGGAACCGGAATCGAGTCGGATCGCGAGCAGGTTACCGAACCGGTCTTCGACTGCCACGTCGCGCACCCGGACGATCGGTACGACTGGTTCGTCGACGACGTCTTCGGCGACCAGCCCTACGCCCGGTTCGGCGTCGACGTCGACCGCGACCTCCGACCGCTCGAGGCCGGCGGCGGCCTCGAGTTTTCCAACCTGCGGGCCGCGGGTTCGGTCCTGAGCGGCTACGACTTCGCCGCCGAGAAGTCGGGCAGTGGCGTTTCGCTGGCGACGGGCTACGTCGCCGGCACGCGTGCAGCCGCGGAGGTGACGAGCTAA
- a CDS encoding anaerobic glycerol-3-phosphate dehydrogenase subunit C has translation MSDADTTADAGRPTDEHADDENDAFEPIEVFPEAESMDLRPGADSCYKCSTCDTNCPVAEVDEEFPGPKFQGPEQWRLKRQDDHDIDETVMKCSNCMRCDSACPTDVPLSQMHNTARGAYVDDQMNTLSREYVRNRLLANYRRLAPLAATFPRTANFVMGLSAVRWLGEKTLGITSEREFPEFATETFREWFTARGGAHVENPEKRIAYFHGCYANFNTPAVAKALVRVYEHFGYEVLVPEQDCSGTPMFANGMLADARRAAETNVRELAGALEEGADVITSCSSCSMSLRQEYPELFDFVDTETVAANTWDALEYLRVHEDLEAALEGAAVGEEFDDVVYHAPCHSRNQGLDSQTIEVMNAIDGIEAHDVGDSCSGISGTYGWKAERYETSMAIGEEMFEHMAAAPAETGLTECPTCSMQMEHGSGYPVYHTLEVLEAALVGSEADGTE, from the coding sequence ATGAGCGATGCAGATACCACGGCCGATGCTGGCCGACCGACAGACGAGCACGCTGACGACGAGAACGACGCGTTCGAACCGATCGAGGTCTTCCCCGAGGCCGAGTCGATGGACCTCCGGCCCGGTGCCGACAGTTGCTACAAGTGTTCGACCTGCGATACGAACTGCCCCGTCGCGGAGGTCGACGAGGAGTTCCCCGGGCCGAAGTTCCAGGGGCCGGAGCAGTGGCGGCTCAAACGGCAGGACGACCACGACATCGACGAGACGGTGATGAAGTGCTCGAACTGCATGCGCTGCGATAGCGCCTGCCCGACGGACGTCCCGCTCTCCCAGATGCACAACACGGCTCGCGGGGCGTACGTCGACGACCAGATGAACACCCTCTCCCGCGAGTACGTCCGCAACCGGCTGCTCGCGAACTACCGCCGACTCGCGCCGCTCGCAGCCACGTTCCCGCGTACCGCGAATTTCGTGATGGGCCTATCTGCCGTGCGCTGGCTCGGCGAGAAGACCCTCGGGATCACGAGCGAGCGCGAGTTTCCGGAGTTCGCGACCGAGACGTTCCGTGAGTGGTTCACGGCTCGAGGTGGCGCGCACGTCGAGAACCCCGAGAAACGCATCGCCTACTTCCACGGTTGCTACGCGAACTTCAACACCCCAGCGGTCGCGAAGGCGCTCGTCCGGGTATACGAACACTTCGGCTACGAGGTGCTGGTCCCCGAACAGGACTGCTCGGGCACGCCGATGTTCGCCAACGGAATGCTCGCAGACGCTCGCCGAGCAGCAGAGACCAACGTCCGGGAACTCGCCGGGGCCCTCGAGGAGGGGGCGGACGTCATCACCTCGTGCAGTTCGTGTTCGATGTCGCTCCGCCAGGAGTACCCCGAACTGTTCGACTTCGTGGACACGGAGACGGTCGCCGCGAACACCTGGGACGCCCTCGAGTACCTGCGGGTCCACGAGGACCTCGAGGCCGCACTCGAGGGGGCCGCAGTCGGCGAGGAGTTCGACGACGTCGTCTATCACGCACCGTGTCATTCACGTAACCAGGGACTCGATAGCCAGACGATCGAAGTGATGAACGCGATCGACGGGATCGAGGCACACGACGTGGGGGATTCCTGTTCGGGGATCTCCGGAACCTACGGGTGGAAGGCCGAACGCTACGAGACGTCGATGGCGATCGGCGAGGAGATGTTCGAGCACATGGCCGCCGCACCGGCCGAAACGGGCCTGACGGAGTGTCCGACGTGTTCGATGCAGATGGAACACGGCTCTGGCTACCCCGTCTACCACACCCTCGAGGTGCTCGAGGCGGCGCTCGTCGGGTCGGAGGCTGACGGCACCGAATGA
- a CDS encoding Cdc6/Cdc18 family protein translates to MNLRDRIARRRSVHRDASVVVDRSHLSPVVHRSDPVGRGPVFEQLLDALEPVFDDGLPEPVAVVGPAGSGTSAIVTALFDALNDRLGDASRAIGTTTRDEQVEPVTWFVYVDGRRVESPFAFYRAVLSVLSPDPVPQSGIGTDQLRERLRERLARPDRRAVVAVDHHDEPETLAYEQACDLLEPVADSVSTVAVGQREPAGWAGERVSVPAYRSHELIDVLTDRASTGLAAGALDHESVRELAAWADGNAHDALAALFSAAVCATADDADRIEEAHLERARMDVPDDGVHVDRALALSKTRQQVLVDLVALEDRDRPIKAIATEIADRSELTTGTVTRFLYELADQGVIERVPLSRAGSGRRPSTVVARFPTIVFREQSSASAGCPQ, encoded by the coding sequence ATGAATCTCCGGGATCGCATCGCGAGACGACGATCCGTCCACCGGGACGCCTCCGTCGTCGTCGACCGGAGTCACCTGAGTCCCGTCGTCCACCGTTCGGACCCGGTCGGTCGTGGCCCCGTCTTCGAGCAACTGCTCGACGCACTCGAGCCAGTCTTCGACGACGGCCTCCCGGAGCCAGTCGCGGTGGTCGGTCCGGCCGGCTCCGGGACGTCTGCGATCGTCACCGCGCTGTTCGACGCACTGAACGATCGACTCGGTGACGCGAGCCGGGCGATCGGGACGACCACGCGCGACGAGCAGGTCGAGCCGGTCACCTGGTTCGTCTACGTCGACGGCCGACGCGTCGAGAGTCCCTTCGCGTTCTACCGGGCCGTCCTCTCGGTTCTCTCACCCGATCCCGTTCCGCAGAGCGGCATCGGAACCGATCAGCTTCGTGAGCGCCTGCGAGAGCGCCTCGCACGGCCCGACCGTCGCGCGGTCGTCGCCGTCGACCACCACGACGAACCGGAGACGCTGGCGTACGAACAGGCGTGTGACCTCCTCGAACCCGTCGCGGACTCGGTCTCGACGGTTGCCGTCGGCCAGCGCGAACCGGCCGGGTGGGCCGGCGAACGCGTATCGGTGCCCGCCTATCGCAGTCACGAACTGATCGACGTCCTCACGGACCGCGCCTCGACGGGGCTCGCCGCGGGCGCGCTCGATCACGAATCGGTCCGCGAACTCGCCGCGTGGGCCGACGGAAACGCCCACGACGCGCTCGCAGCGCTGTTCTCGGCTGCGGTGTGTGCAACCGCCGACGACGCCGACCGCATCGAAGAGGCCCACCTCGAACGAGCGAGGATGGACGTCCCCGACGACGGGGTCCACGTCGACCGTGCGCTCGCCCTCTCGAAGACGCGACAGCAGGTTCTCGTCGATCTCGTCGCGCTCGAAGACCGCGATCGGCCGATCAAAGCCATCGCGACGGAAATCGCCGACCGATCGGAACTGACCACGGGAACGGTGACGCGGTTTCTCTACGAACTCGCAGATCAGGGGGTGATCGAGCGGGTTCCGCTGTCGCGCGCCGGCAGCGGTCGCCGTCCCAGCACCGTCGTGGCGCGGTTCCCGACGATCGTCTTTCGCGAACAGAGTTCGGCGTCCGCAGGTTGCCCGCAGTAG
- the glpA gene encoding anaerobic glycerol-3-phosphate dehydrogenase subunit GlpA — protein sequence MPSDTDVLVLGGGSTGCGIARDLAMRGLEVTLLERGTLTDGTTGRMHGLLHSGGRYAVSDRASARECIEENRVLREIAGHCVEETGGLFVKRPEDPDEYFEEKLEGCRDCGIPARVLSGREARANEPYLAADVERAIEVPDGAVDPFRLCVANAIDAENHGARIETHAEVVDLLCDGDDVTGAVVRHGAGPGKRTDVAAGSLEEITAEYVVNATGAWAGQIGAMADLEIAVRPSKGVMTIMNVRQVDTVINRCRPKGDADIVVPHETTAILGTTDVEVEDPDDYPEERWEVDLMIDSLAELVPILREARTIRSFWGVRPLYEPPGTGTVDPTDITRDFFLLDHADRDEVAGISSIVGGKFTTYRAMAEDIADHVCDKLGVRASCATAEEPLPGSENLETLAAGMDDFGLRSPIARRSKQRLGSRSQAVLECSDPNPVICQCEGVTRAEIRDAIEQSGADLNAVRIRTRASMGNCQGGFCCQAMATELHPDHDADTVRAALSELVAERWKGERHACWGEQLSQAMVNYALYATTANLDADPASDAGTDPGDGSDSLPYAAFDRGPDREPEGAAPRAGTDRPDTRGAGTDAGGGR from the coding sequence ATGCCATCGGACACCGACGTGCTCGTCCTCGGTGGCGGCTCGACCGGCTGTGGCATCGCCCGGGACCTGGCGATGCGCGGCCTCGAGGTCACCCTGCTCGAGCGCGGGACGCTGACGGACGGAACCACGGGTCGCATGCACGGACTCCTCCACAGCGGCGGCCGCTACGCGGTCTCTGACCGGGCGAGCGCCCGCGAGTGCATCGAGGAGAACCGGGTGCTGCGAGAGATCGCGGGCCACTGCGTCGAGGAGACTGGCGGGCTGTTCGTCAAGCGCCCCGAGGATCCCGACGAGTACTTCGAGGAGAAACTCGAGGGCTGTCGCGACTGCGGGATTCCGGCGCGCGTGCTCTCCGGGCGCGAGGCCCGCGCGAACGAACCCTACCTGGCCGCTGACGTCGAGCGCGCGATCGAGGTGCCCGACGGCGCGGTCGACCCGTTCCGCCTCTGTGTCGCGAACGCGATCGACGCCGAGAACCACGGCGCGCGCATCGAGACCCACGCCGAGGTGGTCGACCTGCTGTGCGACGGCGACGACGTCACCGGTGCCGTAGTCCGCCACGGCGCAGGCCCCGGTAAACGGACCGACGTGGCCGCGGGGAGCCTCGAGGAGATCACCGCCGAGTACGTCGTCAACGCGACGGGCGCGTGGGCCGGCCAGATCGGGGCGATGGCCGACCTCGAGATCGCCGTCCGCCCGTCGAAGGGTGTAATGACCATCATGAACGTCCGGCAGGTCGACACCGTGATCAACCGCTGCCGGCCGAAAGGCGACGCAGACATCGTGGTTCCCCACGAGACGACCGCCATCCTCGGCACCACGGACGTCGAAGTCGAGGACCCAGACGACTACCCCGAGGAGCGCTGGGAGGTCGACCTGATGATCGACAGCCTCGCCGAACTCGTGCCGATCCTCCGGGAGGCCCGGACGATCCGCTCGTTCTGGGGCGTTCGCCCGCTGTACGAACCGCCGGGGACCGGAACCGTCGATCCGACCGACATCACGCGGGACTTCTTCCTGCTCGATCACGCAGACCGCGACGAGGTAGCTGGAATCTCGAGCATCGTCGGGGGGAAGTTCACCACCTACCGCGCGATGGCGGAGGATATCGCAGACCACGTCTGCGACAAACTCGGCGTCCGGGCCTCGTGTGCGACCGCCGAGGAACCTCTGCCCGGGAGCGAGAACCTCGAGACGCTCGCGGCCGGCATGGACGACTTCGGGTTGCGCTCGCCGATCGCTCGCCGGTCGAAACAGCGTCTGGGAAGTCGCAGTCAGGCGGTACTCGAGTGCTCGGACCCGAACCCGGTGATCTGCCAGTGCGAGGGCGTCACGCGAGCGGAGATCCGTGACGCAATCGAGCAGTCCGGCGCGGACCTGAACGCCGTTCGCATCCGGACCCGGGCCTCGATGGGCAACTGCCAGGGTGGCTTTTGCTGTCAGGCGATGGCGACCGAACTCCATCCCGACCACGACGCCGACACCGTCCGCGCGGCCCTGTCGGAACTCGTTGCCGAGCGCTGGAAGGGCGAACGCCACGCCTGCTGGGGCGAACAGCTCTCCCAGGCGATGGTCAACTACGCGCTGTACGCGACGACGGCGAATCTGGACGCCGACCCGGCGAGCGACGCCGGGACGGATCCGGGGGATGGCTCGGACTCGCTCCCCTACGCAGCGTTCGACCGCGGTCCGGATCGCGAACCCGAGGGAGCGGCTCCTCGAGCGGGGACCGACCGCCCCGACACTCGAGGTGCCGGAACCGACGCCGGAGGTGGCCGCTGA